DNA sequence from the Candidatus Fluviicola riflensis genome:
CTGAAAACCGGGGACACAATTTATCCATCTGTATTTCATCTTCTTACGGCCATGTTTCATTTCCAGCGTCGGTGGATTTTTTGTGCGCAAATACTGATCGAAAATGGTTTTGAGTTCCAGTTTCAGGTAAGCCGACATAAATGTTTCGATCTCAGCTGTGGTAACGGTTTGGTGGTAAAATTTTGCATTCAGTTCGCGTAGCAGCATCCGGAAAAGTGTGTCGTTGTTGGTGATCTGGCGAATAGTGTGCAGCATATTTGATCCTTTGTAGTACATATCGCCGCTGCCTTCGCTGTTCACTCCGTATTGCCCGATAATCGGGATGTCGTTTTTGATGTTCTTGCGCATCCCAATGCAGTATTTATTGGCGTGTTCGGTACCACACCAGTAATCCATAAACAAGGTTTCGCCGTAGTTGGTAAACGATTCATGGATCCACATATCGGCAATGTCTTTGGAAGTGATGTTGTTGCCAAACCATTCGTGACCGCTTTCGTGTACGATGATAAAATCCCATTTCAACCCCTCGCCTGTTCCGCTGAGATCTGTACCCAAATAACCATTCTCAAAACCGTTTCCATAGGCAATCCCGCTTTGGTGTTCCATTCCCAGGTGCGGTGCGTGAACCAATTTGTAACCGTCTTCATAAAACGCGTATGGGCCAAACCAGTATTCCAAAGCTTCCAGCGTGCGGGGCGCATCCATGAATTGTTTTTCGGCTTGGGCTTCGTATCCTCTCAATACCCAGTAATCCAGTTCCAGCATGCCTTTTTCACCCTGAAAATGATCGTGAATATTCACGTAATCACCAATATACGGGATCATGTTGTAGTTGTTGATCGGATTTTTGACTTCCCACGAAAACGTAGTTGTTCCATTCTTGTGTTCTTCGCTTCCCAGGAAATGGCCGTTACTCACACACTTTAGCTTCGAATCGCAGGTATAATGCATTTGAACGCCGTTATCAGGTTCATCGATCTGCGAATCTTTGCAGGGAAACCACACACTTGCTCCCAAACCCTGACAGGCAATGGTAATCCATGGTTTTCCGTTTTCATCCTTTGCCCAAACCACGCCGCCATCCCAGGGAGCTTGTACGGCTTCGCGCGGTTTTCCGTGAAAATAAACGGTCAGTTCGGAACGCGAACTCAGCCATTCTTCGGGAAGTTCGGCAAACCAGGCATTTCCAACTTGCTTGATATTTTCTTTTGTGATCAGTTCATTATAATGGAAAATGGTGTCCTTCATATGCCATTCCTTCGTCACCAGCCGAATACTGTCAATACTCATAGGTGCCTGTAAATCCAGTTGAATCACCCTGCGCGGCGTGTGTCGGTCCGAAATACGTTCTTCCGCACTGAATTTAATGGTATTATGCCCGTGAATTTCTTTGGTTTCGCTATTGAAAGTTACGTGCAGGTCGTAGTGTTTTAAATCCCACCAGTTGCGTGTATTTCCATAACCTCCGCGCAGTGAATCGGCGTGAGTGAATTGGGCATTGGTGGCTCCAACGGCACAGCAAAACAGCAATAAGGAGAAAATTGTTTTCATGATGGAATAAGATCTTAGGACGAAAATAGTGCTTTTGGTAGATTTATTGTTGAAACACAGGAATCTGCTTTGCTCATAAGGGTGGGGATTTCCGGAAACCGGGCTTTTACAGCTAAGTTATAATGGTAAAGCCTCGTGTCTTTGTGTCCTTGTGGTAAAATAAAAAACCACAAGGACACAAAGACACGAGGTAATTAACTTAGCACTCAATCATGCGGTATTATTGCGGAGAGTTAATTTATTTTTATCTTTTCAGGCAATTAGCGACTAACTCAATACA
Encoded proteins:
- a CDS encoding peptidase M1 — translated: MKTIFSLLLFCCAVGATNAQFTHADSLRGGYGNTRNWWDLKHYDLHVTFNSETKEIHGHNTIKFSAEERISDRHTPRRVIQLDLQAPMSIDSIRLVTKEWHMKDTIFHYNELITKENIKQVGNAWFAELPEEWLSSRSELTVYFHGKPREAVQAPWDGGVVWAKDENGKPWITIACQGLGASVWFPCKDSQIDEPDNGVQMHYTCDSKLKCVSNGHFLGSEEHKNGTTTFSWEVKNPINNYNMIPYIGDYVNIHDHFQGEKGMLELDYWVLRGYEAQAEKQFMDAPRTLEALEYWFGPYAFYEDGYKLVHAPHLGMEHQSGIAYGNGFENGYLGTDLSGTGEGLKWDFIIVHESGHEWFGNNITSKDIADMWIHESFTNYGETLFMDYWCGTEHANKYCIGMRKNIKNDIPIIGQYGVNSEGSGDMYYKGSNMLHTIRQITNNDTLFRMLLRELNAKFYHQTVTTAEIETFMSAYLKLELKTIFDQYLRTKNPPTLEMKHGRKKMKYRWINCVPGFQMSLKTTTGEWITPSTKWKKMMYNGKGIPFIDENFYINTKSSIPKMNRLRVG